ACTCCACATCTTTCCGTGAAATTCTCTCATattctttcatttagaaaatattcagTCTTCCATTTGCCAGAGATAAACAAGACAGCCAAGGTCCCAACCCTGGAGGAGCTCACAGGCTTATGGCAGAAATCGGATAGCAACAGTTAGCCATAGAACACAGTTAGAAACTTTTTCAGAAAGCCCAGTTTACCAGTGAGAGGATATAAACAATTTAGAAGCATTTTTCTCTAGTCATCTTGACAAGCATTTCTTAAAGATTTCTCTTACTGTCTTGGCAagcattttacttctttttgacTTATAGGTGAGGGATGATTCTTTAGTGAGCCAAAGAAGTCTATCTTATAGGATGAAACTGCACTTAAAGAACGCaggtttaaaaatagttttcttcatCTATAGTTCTTCAttcttggtggggaaaatgtTTCAGACCCCAAATACAGGTATACTTAGGCAGTAATAGTTGTAGCTTGTCAGCCATTAACGCTGTCCCACTTTCCTCAATTTCTAagtgaaaatgataaaacatataCTTGGAGGCAAGGACTAACCAGAATTTAATCTTTTTCAGAAGCCAAGAAGAAAGCACCCTGTCCTGGACTTGGCTTGTTTTACACATTAGTGTCTGCCTTCCTTTTCTCAGTGAGCTCTTTATGTGTTAAAAAAGTGCAAGACGTCCATGCTGTAGAAATTAGTGCATTCCGATGTGTGTTCCAAATGTTAGTCATTATTCCTTGCTTAATATACAGAAAGTAAGTATTTCTTATCTGCAAAGTAGATGATATTAATAAATGGTTGTAAATCTTTTGACCTGCTTAAATTATTTACTCTATAGTACCTGCTTTATGCTTCCCATAGATTTACTGGCCCTGCACCCTTTGGCTGTGATTAATGAAAAGTCACAAGGATCCTACCCAAAGAAGATACTCATAAACACAAATGACATACCCaacaaagggggaggaggagattcGACTATTCTCCACTCCTCATTTGAGAACAAAACTTTTCTACCCATCTTGTACCACCCTCCCTTCTTTGTTTTGGTGTACTTGagagaaaacagtaaataaaaggaAGTGACAGTGTCTCCTAGAGTCAGGTTTCTTTAAGTAGAACAGGTTCCTCTGTTACCAGGGCAGACAGAAGACTACAGtaatatttcaggccctggccggttggctcagcggtagagcgttggcctggcatgcgggggacccgggttcgattcccggccagggcacataggagaagcacccatttgcttctccacacccccccctccttcctctctgtctctctcttcccctcccgcagccaaggctccattggagcaaagatggcccgggcgctggggatggctccttggcctctgccccaggcgctagagtggctctggtcgtggcagagcgatgccccggaggggcagagcatcaccccctggtgggcagagcgtcgcccctggtgggcgtgccgggtggatcctggtcgggcgcatgcgggagtctgtctgactgtctctccccgtttccagcttcagaaaaataccaaaaataaataaataaataaatataaaaaataatatttcagtctCACCTAGAGTGCTATGGGAACGGGGAAAGGTAATCTTGAGGAGGGCCTTTTAAACTGCTTTCATATTCAGTGTCCTCACCTGTAAACTGGAGGAAGTGATATTCTTTGTCCTCTACCTGCCTGTGGGTCCAAGGATCAAATGAAATTTCCTGTAGGACACAGTGCATTGTATAGAATGTAACAGTATATGAAGACTATTTTCCATCCTCACTGATCTCTCCTCAGGCagcccctcttcccctttcataTGGAACCCACCTACACACACCCTCCCCGGGTTGAAATTATACTCCCCACACTTATAACCTCTGCACAGCCCTATGTGCTTTGAACCCTGGCAGAAGAGACCAGTTGGGTTCCTGGTGGCTGCCTagctctttctgtctttccttctttGGGCAAAGATGTACCAAATTAAAAACTTCAGGTGCTTGTCACCAGAGTCTCCTTATATCTCTAACACTGCATATTCACTTAGAATTGTTTCACTCTGCTGAGGATTTGATGAAAAAAGGTGAAAACCTGCTAAGATCAATATTGTCAGAACTTCCTATGTAAATGTGGACAAGTCACAGTGTTTTAGGAAATGGTGGTAAGCCTTCAGAAATTTCTTAAGTGTGGCAGCAGACTGCTGATGCTAACACAACCATCCGTCCCATTTTGGAATGAAGGTATTGCCAGGGGAAGGCACTAGAAGAATTTCCTTAAATCCTTGGTGCTTATCTCCCAGCTTCTGCACTTCTATTTCTAACTTCAGAGACCCATGGTCCCCATGTCGGGCCTAAATGCTGCCCCAATGCTGCCCAGCCCTGGCACATGTCAGCAAGCTGCGCGCAAGCCAGGAGCCTCCACAGTACTCTGTTTAGTAAATACTGAATTGAAAAAATTTTGAGTAACTGTTATTCTATTTATCCAAAAGCTACAGATTCTTTTTCAGTGTGTTTTAACACTTTTCCTAATGGGAACAATGAAAAGTCTCACATTCAATGGCTAAAACAAAATTGAGCATTGCTTCAACTTTTCTAGAAAAACTTGTAAGATTGGGAATGCACACTATCCAGGACCAAGTTTTCTTATATGGGGCAGCTAACTCTTGAAATTGTATTTCTTATAAAAGTAACACATTctcatatattcaaatatttagtagaaaatttggggaaaatatatataaaggagaaaaattaccTATACTAGAATAAAGTTAACCACAATGAACATTTTAGTatactttcttttgtctttttgtaaacatatatatacatatagaaaatatctaatataagaagaaaaatatgtatttactgaATTATAATGATACTATCTATATAGTTCTCTTGTATTATTTTTGCTTATACTGTGAACACTATGTCATTAGCTAtacttagaaaacattttttaaaggtataaatGGTTGTGGACATTATCATTTAATTTGCTATTCCCTTATTTTTTGATAGTTAAgacttctaaaataatatttaaaaaattgtaatttaaatataaatatccaGTTTGTTAAATGTTTGTTCCTTCATTTGATTTTACAGAAGTGGGTTCATAGGCCCAAAAGATCAACGCATCTTCCTCTTTCTCAGAGGAGTCCTCGGGTCTTCCGCCATGATGCTTTTATACTACGCTTTCCAGACAACGTCCCTCGCCGATGCCACGGTTATCTCGTTTAGCTGTCCAGTGTTTACGTCTATATTTGCTTGGATATTTCTCAAGGAAAAATACGGCCTTTGGGATGCTCTCTTCACCGCCTGCGCCCTCGTGGGAGTCGTCCTCATCGTGAGGCCGCCGTTTTTGTTTGGCTCCAGCGCCGTGGGGGTGCAGGAAAGCTACTCGGAGCACCTGAAGGGCACGTTCGCGTCAGTGGGCTATGCCGTGCTTGCCGCCTTCACTCTCGTCGTCCTCAGAAAGATGGGGAAGTCTGTGGACTACTTTCTGACCGTTTGGTATTATGTCGTGCTGGGCCTCACGGTGagctccatcatcctcaccatatTAGGAGCGTGGAGTCTGCCAGACTGCGGGTTGGACAGGCTCTATCTCATAATGGTCGCGCTGTTTGGTTTGGGGGCTCAGGTGTTTCTCACCAAAGCCATTCAGATAGAAAAAGTAGGGCTAGTAGCACTGATGAAGACTATGGATGTGGTTTTCGCCTTTACCTTTCAGATTATTTTCCTTAATGATGTACCAACTTGGTGGACAGTGGGTGGTGCGCTCTGCGTAGTCGCTAGTAGTGCCGGAGCGGCTATTCGGAAATGGTGCCAGGGTTCCAAATGAAGCATCATCgctgaaatgtttattttttttttaaaaaagtatactgTCATGTAGTTCAAACACACCACACATGCACACTCTCGGAAGATCTGTATTTACCGCATTCgttatatttaatacatttcatagctaaaatatcatttttgaaTATGCTATGTCTTTAGTGAAGCGTAGCCTGTTGGTTTGGTCTCGCGATtagtttgtttggtttgtttttttgttggggTGCAATTGTAAGAGGACACCTCATTAGTTAAAGAAACACTGCAAAAAAACTTGATGACTCTagtataaatatgtaattttttaaaatatatttttggtaatgATGGAATATAGGTAGGGAGGAAATTCTAGATGCTCTTTTAGCAGTGTAGAGGCTAAGCAACTTACTGGTAATAATGCCTCTATGATTCGTATTGTATTGAAAATTCATTTGAAACATAATTCCATTTAGGAGGCCAAGGCTGAAACTTAGAATAGGTGCCTACTTAATAGCGTTAATAATACAAATGAATTAGCCTTATTTTCAAGACTTTTTATAAATTATCATTCTTTTAACCCATATTTGTGCCTTTTCACTTGAAGCTAGAATTTTTATATGTAAACTTTTTGAAAAGTCTTTAAACCACCAAATTTGACTAGTTTCTCTTTTCAGTGACATTAGCAACTGTTACTATCATTCTATAACTTTAAGTCTGCTGCGGTTTTTTTGAAATCGCACTAAGTTTTTTCTAAGATTTCAAGCCTTTAAGTCACAACTGAGAAGTCTCGGCATGGCCAGTGTGCACATTTTTATCCGAAAGTATTTTCCCCTCACAGAAATGTGATTTGCTATAAATTCCCTTTGAATTTATAGTGTGATgccaaataaaattttctcagGATTTTATTAGATTGAACCATTTGAAATTGCTGagattttacctttttaatttataaaaaccaTAGTTTCTCATGGTTCACCCTAACAGATAACCTCTCTTACTTACCCTCTAAGCCAAATACTTAGAGGActttggaatatatatttttataacaactttttaaattacagtaattctattaaacttatttttataatctttttcccTTATGGAATTATATGTAATAATGCTTCCTGTTATATGTTCAATGTAAAGACCTGTGAATTCTGTGATTGGTTGACTTTTGTAGTTTcttgaatagaagaaaaaaatcactgttaAATTCTAGTATATCAATATGATATTAAATGTCAATGCTGCACCATGATATTACGTCATGAAGTCAAACAACACACTATATATCTGGAACTTCATCAGGCCCATACTCGTCAGTTACAGAGAGAATTAAATATGTAGGAAAGCTTGCGAGTTAATCAGGAAGTGGGGAATAGATGGAAATGATTTTTTGTCACAGTGAATCTTTTGTTGGTGAGGTTATAATGGTCTCCAACTCTTTGTCAGGCCTAGTATCTATTATTATCTTAAGCCTGTAAATTTGAAAGATTATTAAACGCCTTGCCACCCTTGCATCACAGTTCTTCCAAGGTAAAAAGGTACTTGGCTCTGAGGTTTATGCCACAGTAAGAAAGGATGTCGTCCAATAGTTCCAGCCGGGAATTTTCGGCTTTCTGATTGCCCCAAAAGCTTCCCACCTGACAAATCCTAAATGAAGTCTATTTAGGGGAGTTACACTATCATAACTTTTACCTAATTCACAATATTGGAGTTTTAGAGTTGCAAAAGCATCATTTTGCAAGTATCTTAGATAATTCTAGAATCAGAGCATTTTAGAGTTAAGGGTTAGAAATCCTCTTGTAGGAGCTACACTACATAGATAGGGATGCTGGGGAGGGACCTGCCGAGATGGGTTTCCAGGGCCTTCTCCCCTCCATTATTTCCACGATAGAAGTACAGAAAGGAAACCACGGCTAGTTCCATTACCTACCTGAGGTGAAGGGACTCTCAGAGAACCCTCTCCCTGGTCTTTACTTTGCACAATGAAAGAACCGATGGGGCCTTGAAAGTTACATCCCTTTGGGCCTGTGTACCACAGACATTTTACTTCAACAGTGTGGTTTAAGTACTTGAATGTCACAATATATGACCAAGGTTGGATGTTTCTTCTCCCAACTTTTACAGGGTGTGATTCTTAAACACTTTTATAATGTCTAAGGTATATACTAGAATGTTATTGTAACAATTGATGTGTATTTTTTGCAAAGGTTGTAGTTTATCTtgaaaagggaaatattttcatAAACCGTTTATCTCCTAAgtactaataaaataatatgaaagaaaGCTGTATTTTGGTTTTTATGATCACAGCAAATGTGTTAGCCGATAGAACTCTTTGCCTCTTTCAGCCATGTGcttcaaaattcattttataaaggagatTGACCTCTAGCCATTCCGCTGTGGTGTAACCTCAAGTTTCAACCTGTTTTTCTGTCCCTCTGAAACTGTCACATTAAATCTAATATCTCTAAAATAAAGGCTTTAATCTTCTGTTTCGGTGAGGACTTCATTgttctagcccccccccccccgcccccccagagCTTAGAGCTGATTTGAACTCTGTACTTTTGTTCCTATAGCTAATCTGTTACTAAATTGTGGAATGTCTGTCCTGTTGTTATGAGGATTCATACTTGGCTATTAACACTGGTAACATCTTAGTCCCAGATTTATCACTTCACAACTGAACTACATACAATCATATCTAATTGGATTACCCGTTTCCAGACTCTTCCAGGCAGAACCTTGGCACACTGCCATAATAATCTTCCTAAAGCCCTGTTTTCATTGTTACTCTGGTTCTCATGCAACCACAGTGATGCCTTATTACACACCGCATCATACCCTAATTATTCATTGGGCCCTATTCCCAGTTCTGCAACTTGGTTTCCCATGCCCCAGCACAACTTGGGTGAATCTTACCACCAACTTCCACATTTGCCAAGAAATTTCTTCCTCTGTGTTGCTCCTGCTTCTTTGCTTCCTCTTCGTTGTCCTTTAAAGCCTCTTAGCCTCCAGAAGCTCAGCTTGAGCTTTTGTTTCTCCTATTCTCCCCAGCTTCTTCCACCCACACCAGTCGCCTTGGAAGAGTAGAGAAAGCACTGGATTAGGAGGAGTCTGATGATCACTGTCCATCTGGGCAAGTCATTTAGTGTCCCTGAGCctattttccttgtttgtttcaCTTGTTAACCAGAGTAATGTTACTTGCCTAACCCCTATTACAGATGAGTGCCACGGAAAAGACTTGTAGGCCATAAAGGAGGATAGAAATACTTAAGTACTGAACTGTAGTTAATAATGTAGTGTTGAGCATTCACTCTCCTCTTCAACATGCTGCCGAGGCCAGGGTCCTTAGTCCTGAGTAGTCTCACTGGGAACTGTGGGAATAGTCTACATCACACACCTCGTGTGCCTCGCTCCTAGCACCGATTTCCACTGCTCTGCAGCTCTCATTTCCTGGTTGCTCTGCCCATGTAGGGCTGCCAAGGGTCACCAGCCCTTTTATCTTATGCGTAGGTGTTGCCACTTCTCCATGTATGGATTTAGCTCTGGTCCTCTGCATTACACTTGGCTCTGGCTAGGGCGTGAGCCTAATGCTTGAGGTGTTTCTCAGGTACTATTCTCTGTAGTCAGCATAGTTCTTCTTTCCTCTTACCTGTTTACCCAGTAAACATAATTAGTCTCTTGAAGGTAATCTAGTGGGAAGAGTCATGTCCTAGGTAGCATGATGGCCTCTGATCTAGGTCTATGGTGTCATAGTCAGTACTGGGCATTATATTTGGTTATTCTAAGCTGGGCACTACCCCAAGCACACTGTTATAAGGTCCCTTTGATCTTTACATCAAATCTAATAGAGCTACTATATTCACATAGGATTCTTCAAGATGCCTATTGGGACCTCTGTGATTCACAAAGCAAGACCTATCCAAGTTTTAGCCTCACTTTAAACACTAGGTTTGCAGCTGGACTTTGAAAACCAATTCACAAAAACCTCACAAACCTTGTCAttgcccagtggtagtcaacctggtccctaccacccactagtggggctttccagctttcatggtgggcggtagcggagcaaccaaagtataaataaaaagatagatttaactatagtaagttgtgcctgaccagatggtggcacagtggatagagcgtcgaactggaatgcagaggacccaggttcaagaccccaaggttgccagcttgagcgcagactcacttgatttgagcaaagctcaccagcttggacccaaggtcgctggctcgagcaaggggttactcagtctgctgagggcctgtggtcaaggcacatatgagaaagcaatcaatgaacaatgaaggtctcgcaacaaaaaaaaaactgatgattgatgcttctcatctctcttcattcctgtctgtctgtccctgtctatccctctctctgactctctctctctccctgtaaaacaaacaaacaaactatggtaagttgttttataaagatttattctgccaaacgtagtgaaaatctgacataaagtacttggtaagtaattattattatatgctttaactggctgtaactctgctttataaattttataaagtaaagttacttccctactttataaatcaccattactgtggaaccggtgggcggttagaaaattttactactaacagagatacagaagtgggcagtaggtataaaaaggttgactacccctggcatTGTCCATCATCTCATGGAAATCAGGGATGGGGATTTATAGCAGTAGGGTAAGGAGCCGCCACATGCGGGGTCAAGACAGGGCAAGAAGTGTTCCAGCACGGAAGTGCAGTCTACAGCAAAATGTTCCACTGGGTTCCCCAAGGTACCATGCCAGCTATCATCTATTAAGCCAGATTTGCAACAATAGAAAACAATATTCtcactaatttttaaatctttttctacaAGAATATTATGTTaacataaaatggaataatttttaacaaaatattttaattttccaatttgctttcaaaatataatcaatataaaattatttgtaagggcctgacctgtggtggcacagtggataaagcatcgacctggaaatgctgaggtcgccggttcgaaaccctgggcttgcctggtcaaggcacatatgggagttgatgcttccagctcctccccccttctctctctctgtctctctctatccctctctctctcctccttaaaaagatgaataaataaaaaataaattaaaaaattaaaaaaaaattatttgtaaggtATTGTACATTCTTTTTGTCACACTAAGCTTTCAAAGTCTGGTGTACATTTTACAGTTCTAGCACATCTCTGAGACCAGCcacatttcaggtgctcaatGGCCACATGTACTAGGGTTACCATGTTTGTCAGTCCAATTCAATAAAGTGCTGGGAGAAAAAGAAGCTTATAATAATAaccaccatttatttttttaaatttattttacaaagagaggagggaggtggggagcaaagagcatcaactcatagttgcttcactttagctgttcacagattgcttgttttatgtgccttgccgggtaagtccagggttttgaaccagggacctcagcatttcaggtcgacgctctatccactgtgccaccacagctcaggcaatAACCACCATTTCTTGAGCCCTGCTATGTGCCAGGACATGTCAAATCTCCTTAcacatttctctcatttgatccttgTAATAACCTTATAAGATTGATgttcttatcttttaaaaacaaaagatttttgccctggctggagagctcggtTGACTAGTGTTGTTCCAATatgcagaggttaccagtttgatccgtggttggggcacatacagaagcagaattgatgtttctgtctcctctctcccttcctctctttctctaaaatcaattaaaatttttttaaataaatgaaaataagaaagataagaCTTACAGAGTTTAAGAGACGTGTGTAAAGTCACAGAGCCAGTGAAGGACAGAGGACAGAGCAGTTCACACTTATGAGTCTGTTTGACCCAAAGCACTTTGTAATTCATCTCATGCTTTCCGTTTACAGATATGAGAAGACTGTTCTGGACTTTACCCCAAAGTTAGTGAGGCAGGGAAGACCCTAAACCAGggtcccccaactttttacacagggggccagttcaccgtccctcagaccgttggagggccggactataaaaaaaactatgaacaaatccctatgcacactgcacatatcttattttaaagtaaaaaaacaaaacggga
Above is a window of Saccopteryx bilineata isolate mSacBil1 chromosome 7, mSacBil1_pri_phased_curated, whole genome shotgun sequence DNA encoding:
- the SLC35G1 gene encoding solute carrier family 35 member G1; this translates as MSSVDSPGATELQPRVPLTDDTPPDASEEPAAAEAVETSGPGCCWLCRSSPSGSRAQPEAKKKAPCPGLGLFYTLVSAFLFSVSSLCVKKVQDVHAVEISAFRCVFQMLVIIPCLIYRKSGFIGPKDQRIFLFLRGVLGSSAMMLLYYAFQTTSLADATVISFSCPVFTSIFAWIFLKEKYGLWDALFTACALVGVVLIVRPPFLFGSSAVGVQESYSEHLKGTFASVGYAVLAAFTLVVLRKMGKSVDYFLTVWYYVVLGLTVSSIILTILGAWSLPDCGLDRLYLIMVALFGLGAQVFLTKAIQIEKVGLVALMKTMDVVFAFTFQIIFLNDVPTWWTVGGALCVVASSAGAAIRKWCQGSK